The DNA region GTAACGGCCGAGTAGCAACTCGCGGTTGGTTAGAAACCTCAGAAGTTTTAGCAACCCAACTGGCTGTACAAATGCAAGAATTGGGTGCAGCCGCCATCATTTACACAGATATTCACCGTGACGGTACACTTATCGGCCCCAATTTAGAAGCTTTGCGAGAACTTGCAGCAGTAATTTCCATCCCAATAATTGCTTCTGGTGGAGTAAGTTCTGTTAGCGATTTGTTGAGTTTGTTAGCATTAGAACCTCAAGGCGTGACTGGTGTGATTGTCGGACGTGCCTTGTATACTGGGGATATTTTACTCAAAGAAGCGTTGCGAGCGATCGGGCCAGGGAGAATTCAGGATATCCCACCCAATCTAGATTTTTCTACCTTTGCTTGACATTTTCTCCCTTTCGTAAAGACACACTGTACTTTGGACTCCGAGTACAGTAGTGGCTTCTCTTAACAAGTCCGGCTATTTGTTTTAGCTAAAGAGTGAACCGTACGGAGAATGAAATGGTTGTTACACTGCAACTGCGCCAGATCGACCTTCAACCAGGGCAGTGCTTGACATTGCGCGAGATCAGTTGGGCAGAATTTGAAGCAATTTTAGAGGAACTTGGAGAACATCGCCCTGCACGAGTTGCTTACTATCAATGATCGTCAAGAACATATTTGTGATTAATAGCATCCTCACCACATAGACGATTTTCTAGTCTCTTTCCTAAAATATCTTTATAGCTATTCATTCATTTTCTGCCCACCTTAGCTGTAAATATTGCCATGTTTTTGGGAACCCTAAGTACTGAGGTCTCAAAAATTAAGTCGTATGGTCAGCATTCCCGGATATGACGTTAGCAAAGAACTCTACAATGGTTCTCGAACCTTAGTTTATCGCGCTGATCGAGAAGCTGACCGAAAGCCTGTGGTGATTAAGCTGATGAAAAGTGCTTATCCCAGTTTCAATGAATTGGTACAGTTTCGCAATCAGTTCACTATCGCCAAAAATCTGAATCTACCTGGAATCATCCAAACCTACAGCCTGGAACCCTATCAGAATGGCTATGCGTTAGTAATGGAAGATTTTGGGGGAATTTCTCTTAAAGAATGGGGAGTGGGGAGAAGCGTAGAATCTCTGATGGAGTTTTTACGAATTGCGATCGCTCTGTGCAATACATTAGATATTCTAATTCGTCATCGGATCATTCACAAAGATATTAAACCCGCCAATATTTTAATTAATCCAGAAACTAAAGAAGTTAAATTAATTGACTTTAGTATTGCATCTCTACTGCCACGGGAAACTCAAGTTCTTATGAGTCCTAATGTGTTAGAAGGGACACTCGGCTATTTGTCTCCAGAGCAAACTGGACGGATGAACCGGGGAATTGATTACCGTACTGATTTTTATTCTCTGGGTGTAACTTTTTACGAATTACTAACAGGGGAATTACCATTTAAATCGCACGATGCAATGGAATTGGTACATTGTCATATTGCCAAACTTCCGCCTTTAGTACATGAGATTAATCCGCAAATTCCGCCTGTACTCTCATCTATTGTCAGCAAATTGATGGCAAAAAATGCCGAAGACCGCTATCAAAGTGCATTTGGGCTGAAATATGATTTAGAAAATTGTTTGGCTCAACTCAATAAAACGGGGAAAATTGCAAGTTTCCCAATTGCTCAACGGGATGTGTGCGATCGCTTTATTATCCCAGAAAAACTCTATGGTCGTGAGCATGAAGTTGAAACTCTGCTAAAAGCCTTTGACCGCGTTACCAACAATCAGACAGAACTAATGCTGGTGGCTGGTTTTTCTGGTATTGGTAAAACTGCTTTGGTCAACGAGATTCACAAACCCATTGTCCGACAAAGAGGCTACTTCATCAAAGGCAAATATGACCAATTTAATCGTAATATTCCCTTTTCCGCTTTTGTCCAGGCGTTTCGAGACTTAATGGGGCAATTGGTGAATGAAAGTGATGTCCAATTGTCAACTTGGAAAAATAAAATTTTACAAGTGCTGGGTGATCAGGGTCAAGTTATTCTTGAGGTAATTCCCGAACTCGAACAAATTATTGGTCAACAACCACCTGCAACAGAACTTTCACCAAGTGCAGCCCAGAATCGCTTCAATTTACTTTTTCAAAAGTTCATTCAGGTATTCACCACAAAAGAACATCCATTAGTAATTTTCCTCGATGATTTGCAGTGGGTCGATTCTGCATCACTCAAGTTGATGCAGTTGCTGATGAACCAATCAGGAAGTGGATCTTTACTTTTAATTGGAGCTTATCGAGATAATGAAGTCTCTACCGCGCATCCTTTGACGCTGACTTTAACGGATATTCGCAAAGCTAATGCCACCATTCACAGCATTACTTTAGCCCCGTTAAGTAAAGCCAGTTTAAATCAATTGCTGGTTGATACCTTGAGTTGTTCAGTTGAAGCTGCCCAACCTCTAACGCGACTCATCTATCAAAAAACTCAGGGAAATCCATTTTTTATAACGCAATTTCTCAAAGCATTGTATGAAGAAGGACTAATTACTTTTAATTTTCAGCAAGGATACTGGCAATGTGATATTGCTGGTGTGAAAACACTCGCCCTCACCGATGATGTGGTAGAATTCGTAGCGCTACAGTTGCAGAAATTGCCAGCAGCAACGCAAAATGTGTTGAAATTAGCCGCGTGCATTGGCAACCAGTTTGATTTGCTAACCTTAGCAATTGTTTCTGAACAATCGGAAACCGAAACGGCAGCATCTTTATGGAAAGCTTTGCAAGAAGGGTTAATTTTACCTACTAGTGAAGTTTATAAATTCTTTCAAGATAGCGGGCATGATTCTGACTCAAACCCCTTCAATTCAAATTTCCAAGTCCCCACCTATAAATTTTTACATGACCGGGTGCAGCAAGCGGCTTACTCTCTAATTCCAGGTGAGCAGAAACAATTTACCCATCTAAAAATTGGTCAATTACTCTTGCAAAATACCTCTGAGTCTCAGCAAGAGGAGCGAATTTTTGAGATTGTTAGTCAGTTAAATCGGGGAATATTGCTAATTACCCAGCCAATTGAACGTCAAAAATTAGCTCAATTAAATCTAAATGCTGGTCGAAAAGCGAAAGAAGCTACCGCTTATGGTGCAGCAATACATTACTTAAATTCCGGAATGGAATTGCTGACAATTAATAGTTGGGAAATCGCCTACGAACTGACTCTAAGTTTATACGAAGAAGCCGCCGAAGCTGCCTTTCTCAGCAATCAATTTGAGCTAATGGAATTTCTAATCCAGATTGTTATCCAACAAACAACTACCTTATTGGATAGAGTGAAAGTTTATGAAGTTCAACTCCAAGCTTATCAGGTGCAGGGTCAACCATTCCAAGCGATCGCAGCCGGGCGTGAACTTCTCAATCAACTTGGGGTGACATTACCCGAATCAGTAACGCCTTTAGACATTCAGCAATATGTCGTAAACACGCTCTCCACCTTGGCAGGCAGAAGTATTGAGAGCTTAGTTGATTTGCCATTGATGGATGATGCCAAAGCTTTGGTTGCTTTGCGGATTATCGCTAGCATCGCTCCCGCCATCCATCAGAGTTCCTCCAATCTGTTGCCAATTATTGCCTGCGAAGAGGTGAATTTATCTCTTAAATACGGCAATGCACCACTCTCTGCACCAGGGTACGCAGATTTTGGAATTGTACTTAATAGTTGTAACCAACTGGAGTCAGGTTATGAATTTGGCAAGCTAGGTTTAATGCTTGTAGATAAATTTCAAGCAAAATCTGTTCAGAGCATGACTATATTTAAGGTAGCTGCATTGAATCAATGCAATAAACAACATGTTCGCACCTCAATTAGTTTATTGCAGGAATCTCATAATATTGGATTAGAGACAGGTGATTTTTTCCATGTACTTTCATCCATGATTTTCAAGTTATTCTATGTCTATTTAAGTGGCACAGAAGTTTTGGAAATCTTGCTAACAGATATCAAAGCCTACCAATCTAATTTCGCCAAAAATCAGCGTTTATTAAATTGGTCAAATATAATCTGTCAAAGTATTAAAAATCTAACCGAATATAGCAACAATCCAGAGTGCCTCATTGGGGAATATTGTCAAGAAGAACAACTTTTATCTACGCTTATCAAAGAAAACGACGAATTAACACTCCATATATTTTTCTTAAATAAGTTAACACTCAGTTATTTGTTTGAAAATTTTCCGGCGGCAGTTGAGAATGCAAATCAGGGAGAGCAATACCTCAACGATGGCACAGGAATGCTATCTGTACCTGTCTTCTACTACTACGATTCTTTGTCCCGGCTTGCTGTTTATCCAACGGCTGAACCACCTCAACAAGAACAATTACTTTTGAAGGTTAGCGAAAACCAGGAAAAATTGCAGTTTCGAGCCAAATTCGCACCGATGAATTTCCAGCACAAATTTGATTTGGTGGAAGCAGAACGCTATCGGGTTCTGGGCGAAAAGATGGCAGCAATGGAATTGTACGATCGCGCCATTTCTCTTGCTAAAGAAAACGAATACATCCAAGAAGAAGCTTTGGGCAATGAACTAGCTGCCAAGTTCTACCTCGATTGGGGCAAAGAAAAAATCGCCCAAGCTTATATGCAAGAAGCTTATTACTGCTATGCCCGTTGGGGCGCTCAAGCTAAAACCGAGGACTTAGAAAAACGCTATCCCCAGCTCCTGGCTCCCATCTTACAAGGGCAACTTAATCGCTTTCAACTCAGTTCAACGGTCGATGCATCATCATTCCCACATCAAACCATTCACACAAACCTTTCTAGCAGCAGTATTTCTGAAGCCCTCGATTTTGACGCCATCTTTAAAGCCTCACAAGCTCTCTCCAGTGAAATTAAATTAGAGAAATTACTTACTACCCTATTGCAAGTGGTGATGGAAAATGCTGGGGCACAAAAAGCTGCCCTGCTTATACTCCAACAGGACAACTTAGTGGTTGAAGCTGTAGCCACCATCAATGAAGGAGTCACTTTAGTATCTGTGCCATTGTCAACCAGCCAAAACATTCCCATTACACTGGTAAACTCTGTCAAACGCACCTTAAAAACTGTTGTGCTGGATGATGCAACAGCACAAACTGATTTTATCGCCGACTCATATTTCATGCAACAACAACCTAAGAGTGTGTTGTGTACACCGATGTTAAATCAGGGTAAACTCATCGGGCTGCTATATCTAGAAAATCCGTTGACAATTGGTGCATTTACAAGCGATCGCACTGAAGTTATCCAACTGCTATGCACCCAAGCCGCCATCTCTTTAGATAATGCCCGTCTTTATCAAGAATCTCAAAATTATGCCCATCAACTAGAGCGATCGCTTGCTCAACTCCGTGCCAGTGAAGCCCGCTTCCAGAAAGTCGCTGATAATATTCCTGGGGCAATTTACCAACTACGTTTAAATCCTGACGGTTCAGTTTCAATGCCCTACATTAGTTCTGGCTGCTACAAACTTTATGAAGTCAAAGCAGAGGAAATAATGGCAGGAACACAAAATCTCCGTTCTCTGGAACATCCAGATGATTTTGCCAGCATTCAGCAGGCGATAATCTATTCTGCTGAAAACATCACACCATTTCGACACAAATGGCGAATTATCACACCTTCTGGAACCATGAAATGGATTCAAGGTGCATCCCAGCCAGAGCGACAAGCCGATGGATCGATTGTATGGGATGGCGTAGTTATAGATATTAGCGAAGGCAAACTTGCTGAAGCTGCACTACAAGAGTCTGAAGCTCATTTACGCCATAAATCTCAGGATTTAGAAGAAGCGGTGCAAAATTTCCAACAAGCCCAATTACAAATGGTGCAAAATGAAAAAATGGCAACCTTGGGTAACTTGGTTGCAGGAGTGGCACATGAAATTAATAATCCCATTGGGTTTCTCAAAGGCAGTGTCAACAATGCCGAAGAGTATATTCAAGACTTACTCGCCCATATCCAATGCTACCAAGAACATCATCCGACTCCTGCGATCGCAGTCATTGAGCATGGCCAAGAAATTGACCTAGAATTCTTGGCTGAGGATTTACCAAAATTAGTAAGCTCGATGAAGGTGGCTTCAGAACGAATTAAGGACATTAGCATCAGTCTCCGCACCTTCTCTAGAGCCGATACTACCGAAAAAGTTGCTTGTAATATCCATGAAGGGATTGAGAGTACGCTATTGATTTTGAAGTATCGCCTCAAAGCTAACGAAAAACGTCCAGCGATCAAAGTCATCACGGAATACGGAGAATTACCCCCTGTCAAGTGTTTTTTAGGGCAGTTAAATCAAGTATTTATGAACATTATTGCTAATGCAATTGATGCCTTAGATACATCCACTGAAGGGTGTTCTTTTGCCCAAGTACAAGCCAATCATCAGCAAATACTGATTCGCACCGAAGTATCCAGTGACCAACGCACGGTAGCAATTCGCATCAGAGATAACGGTCAGGGGATGCTAGAGGAGGTTAGAACGCGGATTTTTGACCACCTGTTTACAACTAAAGAGGTTGGCAAAGGTACGGGATTAGGATTAGCGATCGCTCGTCAAATTGTTGAGGAAACCCATGATGGGCGGTTGAGTTGCAATTCTGTGCTTGGTGAAGGAACAGAATTTGTCATTGAGATTCCAGTGTCTTAATCAATACTTCTCGGGTTTTGGGGAATGGGGTTGCGGGAAAGGGGAAAGAAAAAACCTTTAACCTAAACCCAGTAACCTTTTCCCGAAACCCAATTCCGAGTTAAAAATCCTTTACGCGAGCAGTATTGGTATTGGTGTCTTAATAGCTAATACTCCGATTTGAACATCAGTTTTGTAGCCGAATTTGGAAATATCTGCAAGAACGTAATAGGCATTAATTTATCGTAGTATACTCAAATTCCAGATTTAGAGGGAATGCAACCTTATAATCTATATACTTAATTATTGATATTAATAGTCAATTATTGAAGTACTGATCCAGAATCATCATGAAATCTTTGCACCGTCCCGATCTCTATAGCTGGTCTAATTTCAATCCGGCAAGAAATATTGATTTCAATGGGATTGCCTGGATTCGGCCAGATGGCAACATCTTGATTGACCCAGTAGCCCTATCAAACCATGATTGGAATCATCTCAAATCCCTCGGTGGTGTGGTTTGGATTGTGCTGACGAATTCT from Nostoc commune NIES-4072 includes:
- a CDS encoding ATP-binding sensor histidine kinase, yielding MVSIPGYDVSKELYNGSRTLVYRADREADRKPVVIKLMKSAYPSFNELVQFRNQFTIAKNLNLPGIIQTYSLEPYQNGYALVMEDFGGISLKEWGVGRSVESLMEFLRIAIALCNTLDILIRHRIIHKDIKPANILINPETKEVKLIDFSIASLLPRETQVLMSPNVLEGTLGYLSPEQTGRMNRGIDYRTDFYSLGVTFYELLTGELPFKSHDAMELVHCHIAKLPPLVHEINPQIPPVLSSIVSKLMAKNAEDRYQSAFGLKYDLENCLAQLNKTGKIASFPIAQRDVCDRFIIPEKLYGREHEVETLLKAFDRVTNNQTELMLVAGFSGIGKTALVNEIHKPIVRQRGYFIKGKYDQFNRNIPFSAFVQAFRDLMGQLVNESDVQLSTWKNKILQVLGDQGQVILEVIPELEQIIGQQPPATELSPSAAQNRFNLLFQKFIQVFTTKEHPLVIFLDDLQWVDSASLKLMQLLMNQSGSGSLLLIGAYRDNEVSTAHPLTLTLTDIRKANATIHSITLAPLSKASLNQLLVDTLSCSVEAAQPLTRLIYQKTQGNPFFITQFLKALYEEGLITFNFQQGYWQCDIAGVKTLALTDDVVEFVALQLQKLPAATQNVLKLAACIGNQFDLLTLAIVSEQSETETAASLWKALQEGLILPTSEVYKFFQDSGHDSDSNPFNSNFQVPTYKFLHDRVQQAAYSLIPGEQKQFTHLKIGQLLLQNTSESQQEERIFEIVSQLNRGILLITQPIERQKLAQLNLNAGRKAKEATAYGAAIHYLNSGMELLTINSWEIAYELTLSLYEEAAEAAFLSNQFELMEFLIQIVIQQTTTLLDRVKVYEVQLQAYQVQGQPFQAIAAGRELLNQLGVTLPESVTPLDIQQYVVNTLSTLAGRSIESLVDLPLMDDAKALVALRIIASIAPAIHQSSSNLLPIIACEEVNLSLKYGNAPLSAPGYADFGIVLNSCNQLESGYEFGKLGLMLVDKFQAKSVQSMTIFKVAALNQCNKQHVRTSISLLQESHNIGLETGDFFHVLSSMIFKLFYVYLSGTEVLEILLTDIKAYQSNFAKNQRLLNWSNIICQSIKNLTEYSNNPECLIGEYCQEEQLLSTLIKENDELTLHIFFLNKLTLSYLFENFPAAVENANQGEQYLNDGTGMLSVPVFYYYDSLSRLAVYPTAEPPQQEQLLLKVSENQEKLQFRAKFAPMNFQHKFDLVEAERYRVLGEKMAAMELYDRAISLAKENEYIQEEALGNELAAKFYLDWGKEKIAQAYMQEAYYCYARWGAQAKTEDLEKRYPQLLAPILQGQLNRFQLSSTVDASSFPHQTIHTNLSSSSISEALDFDAIFKASQALSSEIKLEKLLTTLLQVVMENAGAQKAALLILQQDNLVVEAVATINEGVTLVSVPLSTSQNIPITLVNSVKRTLKTVVLDDATAQTDFIADSYFMQQQPKSVLCTPMLNQGKLIGLLYLENPLTIGAFTSDRTEVIQLLCTQAAISLDNARLYQESQNYAHQLERSLAQLRASEARFQKVADNIPGAIYQLRLNPDGSVSMPYISSGCYKLYEVKAEEIMAGTQNLRSLEHPDDFASIQQAIIYSAENITPFRHKWRIITPSGTMKWIQGASQPERQADGSIVWDGVVIDISEGKLAEAALQESEAHLRHKSQDLEEAVQNFQQAQLQMVQNEKMATLGNLVAGVAHEINNPIGFLKGSVNNAEEYIQDLLAHIQCYQEHHPTPAIAVIEHGQEIDLEFLAEDLPKLVSSMKVASERIKDISISLRTFSRADTTEKVACNIHEGIESTLLILKYRLKANEKRPAIKVITEYGELPPVKCFLGQLNQVFMNIIANAIDALDTSTEGCSFAQVQANHQQILIRTEVSSDQRTVAIRIRDNGQGMLEEVRTRIFDHLFTTKEVGKGTGLGLAIARQIVEETHDGRLSCNSVLGEGTEFVIEIPVS